TCGCAGCGATATCGTCACTTTCCGCGCTGAAGGAGGCTTGCGAGATCGATCTCTACACCGACAGCAAATACGTCATGGACGGCATTTCCAAGTGGATCCACGGCTGGAAGAAGAATGGGTGGAAGACCGCCGACAAGAAGCCGGTGAAGAACGGCGAGCTCTGGCAAGCGCTCGACGAAGCCAACCGCCGCCACAAGGTCACCTGGCACTGGGTCAAGGGCCATGCCGGCCACCCGGAAAACGAACGCGCCGACGAGCTGGCACGCAAGGGTATGGAGCCGTTCAAGAAGGCGACGGGATGAGCTTCAGTTTAGGGGGCAAGCGGCAACCTCCGTCATTCCCTCTCCCCTTATGGGGGAGAGGGACAAGCGGCGGACTCACAGCGTCAGCTTGTAGCCGATATGGCTCGCCACGAAGCCGAGCTTTTCATAAAACCG
This genomic stretch from Pararhizobium capsulatum DSM 1112 harbors:
- the rnhA gene encoding ribonuclease HI — encoded protein: MKHVDIFTDGACSGNPGPGGWGAVLRYGKKEKDMCGGEAETTNNRMELLAAISSLSALKEACEIDLYTDSKYVMDGISKWIHGWKKNGWKTADKKPVKNGELWQALDEANRRHKVTWHWVKGHAGHPENERADELARKGMEPFKKATG